The following are from one region of the Vitis riparia cultivar Riparia Gloire de Montpellier isolate 1030 chromosome 9, EGFV_Vit.rip_1.0, whole genome shotgun sequence genome:
- the LOC117922651 gene encoding auxin-responsive protein SAUR72-like: MDSKKSNKISEIVRLQQILKKWKKLANAPKNSNKNGSHGSTSSSSNNGSKSIKFLKKTLSFTDTSSMLSTEVVPKGFLAVCVGKELKRFIIPTEYLGHQAFGVLLREAEEEFGFQQEGVLKIPCEVAVFERILKVVEEKRDVFFLHEFGLNAEKEMIGCCSSSDCELTPSHHPQMCR; this comes from the coding sequence ATGGATTCAAAGAAGTCTAACAAGATCAGTGAGATTGTTAGGCTTCAGCAGATCCTCAAGAAGTGGAAAAAGCTTGCAAATGCACCAAAAAACAGCAACAAAAATGGCAGCCACGGCTCTACTTCCTCCTCCTCCAACAATGGCAGCAAGAGCATCAAGTTCCTCAAGAAGACTCTCTCCTTCACAGACACTAGTTCAATGCTTTCTACCGAGGTCGTCCCAAAAGGGTTTCTGGCCGTGTGCGTGGGGAAGGAGCTGAAGAGGTTCATCATCCCAACCGAGTACCTGGGTCACCAAGCATTTGGGGTTCTGCTGAGGGAAGCCGAAGAAGAATTCGGGTTTCAGCAGGAGGGTGTGCTCAAGATCCCATGTGAAGTGGCTGTGTTTGAGAGGATCTTGAAGGTGGTGGAAGAGAAGAGAGACGTGTTCTTCCTGCATGAGTTTGGATTGAATGCAGAGAAGGAGATGATTGGTTGTTGCTCATCCTCAGATTGTGAGCTCACACCTTCTCACCATCCTCAAATGTGTAGGTGA